The Geoglobus acetivorans genome window below encodes:
- the porA gene encoding pyruvate ferredoxin oxidoreductase has translation MERKLITGNQAAALAARDSGVEVVAAYPITPSTPVVEEIARMVESGEMDARLILVESEHSAMAACIGASASGSRVFTATSSHGLAYMHELLHYAANARTPVVMAVANRAIGPGWNIWADLGDTMSQRDTGWIQFYCSSNQEIYDTVVMAYRVAEDRQVLLPAMVCYDGFVLSHTAMPVVTGIGEFLEEYRAPWKVDFDEPETFGNILSSDYYMELRKDVFESHRKAIRIIKKTEEAFESLTGRYSPLLLEKYMLDDAETAIVAIGAIASESKIAVRKLRRDGKKVGLLRIKCFRPFPSTDVVEALESVDTAVVIDRSISPGHEGQLFSEIKSALYSSRNRPEIIGKVAGLGGRDVTFRAIEKAVCGEFRDGWINEVVV, from the coding sequence ATGGAAAGGAAACTGATTACTGGGAACCAGGCTGCAGCACTTGCTGCAAGAGATTCTGGTGTTGAGGTTGTGGCCGCATACCCAATCACTCCGTCAACTCCGGTTGTGGAGGAGATTGCCAGGATGGTGGAGTCCGGTGAGATGGATGCAAGGCTTATCCTGGTTGAATCTGAGCATTCGGCAATGGCAGCCTGTATAGGTGCTTCAGCTTCAGGCTCACGTGTATTCACGGCCACCTCAAGTCATGGTTTGGCATACATGCACGAACTTCTGCATTATGCGGCAAATGCCAGAACTCCCGTTGTCATGGCCGTTGCAAATAGAGCCATTGGGCCAGGATGGAATATCTGGGCAGATCTTGGCGATACAATGTCTCAGAGGGATACCGGGTGGATTCAGTTCTATTGCAGTAGCAATCAGGAGATATATGATACAGTAGTTATGGCATACCGGGTGGCTGAGGACAGACAGGTTCTTCTCCCGGCGATGGTATGCTATGATGGTTTCGTTCTGTCACACACCGCAATGCCTGTGGTAACGGGAATAGGGGAATTCTTAGAAGAATACAGAGCGCCCTGGAAGGTGGATTTCGATGAACCTGAAACATTCGGAAACATACTCTCTTCAGATTACTATATGGAACTCAGAAAGGATGTCTTCGAATCGCACAGAAAGGCGATTAGAATTATTAAAAAAACTGAAGAGGCGTTTGAGTCTCTGACGGGAAGATATTCGCCTCTTCTGCTGGAAAAGTACATGCTTGACGATGCTGAGACGGCCATAGTGGCTATCGGGGCAATAGCTTCAGAATCAAAAATTGCGGTTAGAAAATTGAGAAGAGACGGTAAAAAAGTTGGACTGCTCAGAATCAAGTGTTTCAGGCCGTTTCCCTCGACTGATGTTGTTGAAGCCCTTGAGAGTGTTGATACGGCCGTGGTTATTGACAGGTCAATAAGCCCAGGACATGAGGGTCAGCTTTTCTCTGAAATAAAATCTGCTCTCTACAGTTCTAGGAACCGTCCAGAGATTATTGGAAAGGTTGCTGGCTTGGGAGGGAGGGATGTAACATTTCGGGCCATTGAAAAGGCTGTATGTGGAGAATTCCGTGATGGGTGGATTAACGAGGTGGTGGTATGA
- a CDS encoding 3-methyl-2-oxobutanoate dehydrogenase subunit beta — protein sequence MKISDIPEKEYLLPGNAACHGCASSMCLRTVLKAIGKRTVLVVPASCTSVYQGMFPGSAIDVPVFNTVFAASASTASGIKASLEKKGVDATVVVWAGDGGTYDIGLQALSAAAERNEDILYVCYNNEMYSNTGVQRSGATPYGAWTTTTWSGKKEHRKDVAEMMIAHDIPYVATASAGYLTDLYKKIRKAKNVKGFRYVEILAPCPPGWKYPMDRTVEMGRMAVETGMWILYEYENGEFRLTGLSKAIAEGKRELKDVEEYLLAQGRFAHLSQKDIGAIREYVERRWSNLAKLAGGVHAASAEFYV from the coding sequence ATGAAAATATCTGATATTCCTGAGAAAGAGTATCTTCTCCCTGGAAATGCCGCATGCCATGGGTGTGCTTCCTCGATGTGCCTTCGTACGGTACTGAAGGCTATCGGAAAAAGAACCGTGCTTGTTGTTCCAGCAAGCTGCACATCTGTATATCAGGGCATGTTCCCTGGATCTGCAATTGACGTTCCTGTATTTAACACAGTCTTTGCCGCCTCGGCATCAACCGCTTCTGGAATTAAAGCTTCTCTTGAGAAAAAAGGCGTTGATGCCACAGTGGTTGTTTGGGCTGGTGATGGCGGGACGTATGATATCGGTCTCCAGGCTCTCTCCGCAGCAGCAGAGAGAAATGAGGACATCCTGTATGTGTGTTACAACAATGAGATGTACTCCAACACCGGGGTTCAGAGGAGTGGTGCCACACCTTATGGGGCCTGGACCACCACAACATGGAGTGGAAAAAAGGAGCATAGAAAAGATGTTGCCGAAATGATGATCGCACATGACATACCCTACGTTGCAACCGCATCTGCAGGATATCTTACAGACCTCTACAAGAAAATCAGAAAGGCAAAGAATGTGAAGGGTTTCAGATATGTTGAAATCTTGGCACCCTGCCCTCCGGGATGGAAGTATCCGATGGACAGGACTGTCGAGATGGGTAGAATGGCTGTTGAGACGGGTATGTGGATTCTTTACGAGTACGAAAATGGAGAATTCAGGTTAACGGGATTGAGCAAAGCAATTGCAGAGGGTAAAAGGGAACTAAAGGATGTGGAGGAATATCTGCTCGCTCAGGGCAGGTTTGCCCATCTGAGCCAGAAGGATATCGGGGCAATTAGAGAATATGTGGAAAGAAGGTGGAGCAACCTTGCAAAACTGGCAGGTGGTGTGCATGCAGCTTCAGCAGAATTCTATGTTTGA
- a CDS encoding Glu/Leu/Phe/Val dehydrogenase encodes MQLQQNSMFEMMEREDFEQIVFFQDSHSGLKAIVVIHDTTLGPALGGTRMWNYGNEIEALRDVMRLARAMTFKAAAAGLNFGGGKGVIIGDPKRDKNEVLLRSYGRFVQSLGGRYITAEDAGTTLEDMRILMSETEYVTGVNLDPSPFTAYGVYCGIKACLEYVFGDGNVEGIHVAVQGVGKVGSELVKLLIENGAKVTVTDVDTERIKEAINLGAEYVDPGKIYSVECDVFSPCALGGVINDSTVRRLRCSIVAGAANNQLENGSMGDKLSSLGILYAPDYIINAGGLITVAREYECARRCETLNEHEIYREVRKIGERLKEVFRLSEEIVNSSGKRISTVKAADIFAMRRIDGIRCLRRIYLPH; translated from the coding sequence ATGCAGCTTCAGCAGAATTCTATGTTTGAAATGATGGAAAGGGAAGATTTTGAGCAGATAGTATTTTTCCAGGACTCACACTCAGGGTTGAAAGCGATTGTTGTCATTCATGATACCACTCTCGGTCCCGCTCTCGGAGGGACGAGAATGTGGAACTATGGAAATGAGATCGAAGCGCTGAGGGATGTTATGAGGCTTGCAAGAGCAATGACGTTCAAGGCTGCTGCAGCCGGACTGAACTTCGGTGGCGGAAAAGGGGTCATAATAGGTGATCCCAAGCGAGACAAAAATGAAGTTCTCCTGCGAAGCTACGGCAGGTTTGTGCAGTCTCTCGGAGGAAGGTACATCACAGCGGAAGATGCCGGAACAACACTGGAAGACATGCGGATTCTGATGAGTGAGACAGAGTACGTTACCGGTGTTAATCTGGATCCGTCTCCATTTACGGCATATGGTGTTTACTGTGGAATTAAGGCCTGCCTGGAATATGTCTTTGGAGATGGGAATGTTGAGGGCATTCACGTCGCAGTTCAGGGAGTTGGCAAGGTTGGCAGCGAGCTGGTCAAACTCCTGATTGAGAACGGAGCCAAGGTAACGGTAACTGATGTGGATACTGAGAGGATAAAGGAGGCAATTAATCTGGGTGCAGAGTATGTTGATCCGGGGAAGATATATTCTGTAGAGTGTGATGTTTTCTCTCCATGCGCGCTTGGAGGGGTTATAAATGACAGCACAGTCCGAAGGTTAAGGTGCAGCATTGTTGCCGGAGCTGCAAACAATCAGCTTGAGAACGGGAGTATGGGAGATAAGCTTTCAAGCCTTGGAATTCTGTACGCTCCTGATTACATCATAAATGCGGGAGGGCTTATAACCGTTGCCCGTGAGTATGAGTGTGCGAGGAGGTGTGAAACACTTAATGAACATGAAATATACAGGGAGGTCAGAAAAATAGGTGAACGGTTGAAAGAAGTATTCAGACTTAGTGAAGAAATCGTTAATAGCTCGGGAAAGAGAATTTCTACTGTAAAAGCAGCAGATATTTTTGCTATGCGCAGGATAGACGGGATAAGGTGCCTGAGAAGAATATATCTGCCACATTGA
- a CDS encoding CBS domain-containing protein, translated as MDREQLENLIRFDYEVVNADDTISKVFPLLDKLDPDKASALVVKEGDKIIGVIRERDLIRGSAMTNPHETKVKSFVIRTGIVNFSDLSVERVVRRFIEDSTPFVIVRKDEDYGVIYIHDFLISLKDELSGVKVRSVMNPDVVTINAHDSAGKALSLMRTHGVDRLIVVDDRHRVVGVVTGKDIVDRIIAPRKRARMGDAKGEKDKTLAIMVESIMSYPPVTCFENDSVAEVIEQMIEHKVSSVVVVDDDQTPEGIVTKKDLLEKLYSEVKPKGELRIELILRGIEPDEFDMATLQKDIEKFMRKFENFISDAVLFVYIKQHKERFRGLPLIHVRLKMSSDRGTFFATGEGWGIEFAIHATLKKLEREILKEKELLMDSKMVRRFYEEVFEF; from the coding sequence ATGGACAGGGAGCAGCTTGAAAATCTTATAAGGTTTGATTATGAGGTTGTGAATGCTGATGATACAATATCAAAAGTATTTCCACTTCTTGATAAGCTCGACCCCGACAAGGCCAGTGCGCTTGTCGTAAAGGAGGGCGATAAGATAATCGGTGTCATAAGGGAGAGGGATCTTATCCGGGGAAGTGCGATGACCAATCCACACGAAACAAAGGTGAAGAGCTTTGTCATTAGAACAGGCATAGTCAATTTTTCTGATCTGAGTGTGGAGAGGGTTGTGAGGAGATTTATCGAAGATTCCACTCCATTCGTGATCGTCCGAAAGGATGAAGATTATGGAGTGATCTATATCCACGACTTTCTGATTTCTCTGAAGGATGAACTTTCCGGTGTCAAAGTGAGGAGCGTCATGAATCCGGATGTTGTCACAATCAATGCCCACGATTCTGCCGGAAAGGCACTCTCTCTGATGAGGACCCACGGCGTTGACAGGCTTATTGTGGTTGATGACAGGCACAGGGTTGTGGGTGTTGTTACCGGCAAGGATATTGTGGACAGGATAATTGCTCCCAGAAAGAGAGCCAGAATGGGTGATGCGAAGGGAGAGAAAGATAAAACTCTGGCAATAATGGTCGAAAGCATCATGAGTTATCCACCCGTGACGTGTTTCGAAAATGATAGTGTTGCAGAAGTAATTGAACAGATGATTGAGCACAAGGTTTCGAGTGTCGTTGTTGTTGACGACGATCAGACGCCTGAAGGGATTGTAACAAAGAAGGATCTGCTTGAGAAACTGTATTCTGAGGTTAAACCGAAAGGAGAATTGAGGATAGAGCTGATTCTGAGAGGAATTGAACCCGATGAGTTTGATATGGCTACTCTTCAGAAGGATATCGAGAAATTCATGAGAAAGTTCGAGAACTTCATAAGCGATGCCGTGCTGTTCGTTTATATCAAACAGCATAAGGAGAGGTTCAGAGGATTGCCACTGATTCATGTTAGATTGAAGATGTCGAGTGACAGAGGCACGTTCTTTGCAACCGGTGAAGGATGGGGCATAGAATTCGCAATCCATGCAACACTGAAGAAACTCGAGAGAGAAATCCTCAAAGAAAAAGAACTCCTGATGGATTCAAAGATGGTAAGGAGGTTCTATGAGGAAGTATTTGAATTTTAA
- a CDS encoding bifunctional 5,6,7,8-tetrahydromethanopterin hydro-lyase/3-hexulose-6-phosphate synthase, which yields MEYRIGEALVGTGNEVAHIDLMIGTKDSPVGEAFANALSQLSAGHTPLLAVLRPNLITKPPAVIIPKVTVKDMFQAELIFGPAQMAVAKAISDAVEEGIIPKERAEDYLVIVSVFIHPKAKNKEKVFYYNYSATKLAIKRAMSSFPDVDTVLYEKDRSFHPFAGRKLTKLWDPPYLQIAIDIPDLNEVQRVLRYIPDSDHIIFEVGTPLAKRHGAEVILKLREERPDAFFVLDLKTLDTGNLEARMAVDATANAVVISGLAPINTIKKAINEAQKLGIYCVVDMLNVEDPVGRLDRIVEAGVKPDVVELHRAIDSEHEEPPWKFAKPIKERHDVLVAVAGGIRPENVEAAISGGADILVVGRAITRARDIEGAARRFLASMKPDTDQFRVMTDF from the coding sequence ATGGAATACAGGATAGGTGAAGCTCTGGTCGGGACGGGAAATGAGGTGGCTCACATTGATCTTATGATTGGCACAAAGGATAGTCCCGTTGGTGAGGCTTTTGCAAATGCTCTGTCTCAGCTCTCAGCCGGTCACACTCCGCTGCTTGCAGTTCTGAGACCGAACCTCATAACCAAGCCACCGGCCGTAATCATACCCAAGGTTACGGTAAAGGACATGTTTCAGGCAGAACTGATATTTGGGCCAGCGCAAATGGCTGTTGCAAAGGCCATATCTGATGCGGTTGAGGAGGGAATAATTCCGAAAGAGAGAGCAGAGGATTATCTTGTAATTGTGAGCGTGTTCATTCATCCGAAGGCTAAAAACAAGGAAAAGGTGTTTTACTACAACTACAGCGCAACCAAACTCGCAATAAAGAGAGCCATGTCCAGCTTCCCCGATGTGGATACCGTGCTTTATGAAAAGGACAGAAGTTTCCACCCCTTCGCGGGAAGGAAACTTACAAAGCTCTGGGACCCACCATACCTGCAGATAGCCATCGACATTCCGGACCTGAACGAGGTGCAGAGGGTGCTCAGGTACATTCCGGACAGCGACCACATAATCTTCGAGGTTGGCACGCCATTGGCCAAGAGGCATGGTGCTGAGGTTATCCTCAAGCTGAGGGAAGAGAGACCGGACGCGTTCTTCGTCCTTGATCTCAAGACCCTTGACACCGGCAACCTCGAGGCAAGGATGGCTGTCGATGCTACAGCAAATGCCGTTGTGATCTCAGGTCTTGCCCCAATAAACACGATAAAGAAGGCGATAAATGAGGCCCAGAAGCTCGGAATCTACTGCGTTGTGGATATGCTGAACGTGGAAGACCCTGTTGGCAGACTTGACAGAATTGTTGAAGCAGGAGTGAAGCCGGATGTTGTTGAGCTTCACAGGGCAATCGATTCAGAACATGAAGAACCACCCTGGAAGTTCGCTAAGCCCATAAAAGAGAGGCACGACGTGCTTGTTGCTGTTGCGGGTGGAATAAGGCCTGAGAATGTTGAGGCTGCCATAAGCGGCGGTGCTGACATACTTGTCGTGGGCAGAGCCATAACGAGAGCGAGAGATATAGAGGGGGCGGCAAGGAGATTCCTTGCAAGCATGAAGCCCGATACAGACCAGTTCAGAGTCATGACCGACTTCTGA
- the tpiA gene encoding triose-phosphate isomerase has product MATIIINFKAYREGSGERAVALAKAVREVAEKADFYMAVAPSFLDISDILRNVEIDVFAQHTDAVGYGSNTGRIPPEMLKEKGIRGSLINHSERRLRLADIEFLVSRFRELGLTSVVCTNNVATTQAAAAFSPDYVAIEPPELIGSGIPVSKAEPEVVENSVKAAKKMDSEIRVLCGAGIATYEDVVAAMDLGADGVLLASGVVKAKDQKKALEELVGLR; this is encoded by the coding sequence ATGGCGACGATAATCATCAACTTCAAGGCGTACAGGGAAGGGAGTGGTGAGAGGGCTGTAGCCCTCGCAAAAGCCGTCAGAGAGGTTGCAGAGAAGGCAGACTTTTACATGGCAGTTGCGCCCAGCTTTCTTGACATCTCTGATATTCTCAGAAATGTGGAAATCGATGTGTTTGCTCAGCACACAGATGCTGTTGGTTATGGAAGCAATACCGGAAGGATTCCTCCAGAAATGCTGAAGGAGAAAGGCATCAGGGGCAGTCTGATCAACCACAGTGAGAGACGACTTAGGCTTGCGGACATAGAATTTCTTGTTTCAAGATTCAGAGAGCTTGGGCTTACGTCGGTTGTATGCACGAACAATGTGGCAACGACACAGGCTGCAGCGGCTTTTTCCCCGGATTATGTAGCAATTGAACCTCCTGAGCTGATCGGGAGTGGAATACCTGTAAGCAAAGCTGAACCTGAGGTCGTTGAAAACTCTGTCAAAGCAGCAAAGAAAATGGACTCCGAAATACGTGTACTTTGTGGTGCAGGAATAGCAACCTATGAGGACGTTGTGGCTGCTATGGATCTTGGAGCGGATGGAGTTCTGCTTGCGAGTGGCGTTGTTAAGGCAAAGGATCAGAAAAAGGCTTTGGAGGAGCTTGTAGGTCTGAGATGA
- a CDS encoding DUF166 family protein: MEIGVLYSGEFGKRFVSNLAYPDSCPHFGACGIDECDHCKTYSFSDMIALVREFDEPAAYGIYIENPDEIVGKVECDILVAINLHPDIIAELPGIADVQSIIVPVEHPAWLSVGLREQVRRRCDEAGIEFHAPKPFCSSDTPLANLGFGKPEFRVKMDGNTIESVEIVKSDPCGNAYYVARRMQGCEISDLREFWKEIHQHQCAYPCLASMERDAEIKEAPFHLAGYVMVYQFSMACGIDAESFVPEYMKKFVLR, encoded by the coding sequence ATGGAAATTGGAGTCCTTTACTCTGGAGAATTCGGAAAGCGCTTTGTCTCGAACCTTGCCTATCCTGACAGTTGCCCTCACTTTGGAGCCTGTGGAATAGATGAATGCGACCACTGCAAGACCTACAGCTTTTCAGACATGATCGCTCTTGTCAGGGAATTTGACGAACCCGCTGCATACGGAATTTATATAGAAAATCCCGATGAGATTGTTGGCAAAGTTGAATGCGATATCCTTGTGGCAATAAACCTCCATCCGGACATAATTGCTGAGCTTCCCGGGATCGCAGATGTGCAATCGATAATCGTCCCGGTGGAGCATCCAGCATGGCTTTCAGTTGGCTTAAGGGAGCAGGTGAGAAGGAGGTGTGATGAAGCTGGAATCGAGTTTCACGCCCCAAAACCGTTCTGCTCCTCGGACACACCTCTGGCAAATCTGGGTTTCGGAAAGCCAGAATTCAGGGTGAAGATGGACGGTAACACCATTGAGAGCGTGGAAATCGTGAAAAGTGATCCATGTGGTAACGCATACTATGTCGCCAGAAGAATGCAGGGGTGCGAGATATCAGACTTGAGAGAATTCTGGAAGGAGATTCATCAGCATCAGTGTGCATATCCCTGCCTGGCGAGCATGGAAAGAGACGCTGAAATAAAAGAAGCTCCGTTCCACCTTGCAGGCTACGTTATGGTTTATCAATTCAGCATGGCGTGCGGTATTGATGCGGAAAGCTTTGTGCCGGAATACATGAAAAAATTTGTACTGAGATAG
- a CDS encoding MBL fold metallo-hydrolase — MAAKTVKIIKRGTVTVEAFEDPQKAPALKKLSGVGGGSTVTLIESDAKILVDTGFDCEWNPSKYNIMKNEKVLSFALKNFGLKSEDVDIVFITHWHRDHYGNLRLFENCEIVTSKPAVERHGLDFTGARDGKRIADGVWVMYTPGHTVDHASLILETEKMRYTEKGGFGGQIVGIGSVRIAIAGDAVVSESYYLLGKVWRYNQDFYSEKEAMESVRKIESTADYIISGHGGMFAIHRANATTTENE, encoded by the coding sequence ATGGCTGCAAAAACCGTGAAAATCATAAAGCGGGGAACGGTGACTGTTGAAGCGTTTGAAGATCCACAAAAAGCACCGGCGTTGAAAAAACTCTCGGGTGTCGGAGGGGGTTCGACTGTAACACTAATAGAATCCGACGCAAAAATTCTCGTAGATACTGGATTTGACTGTGAATGGAATCCAAGTAAGTACAACATCATGAAAAATGAAAAAGTGCTGTCCTTTGCACTCAAAAATTTTGGTTTGAAGTCAGAAGACGTAGACATTGTGTTCATAACCCACTGGCATCGAGACCACTACGGAAACCTCAGGCTGTTTGAAAACTGTGAGATTGTAACATCAAAACCGGCTGTCGAAAGACATGGCTTGGATTTTACCGGGGCAAGGGATGGGAAGCGTATAGCTGATGGCGTTTGGGTTATGTACACACCTGGACACACAGTAGACCACGCATCATTGATTCTCGAGACTGAGAAGATGAGATATACAGAGAAGGGTGGCTTCGGGGGTCAGATCGTGGGTATAGGTAGTGTCAGAATCGCAATTGCTGGAGATGCAGTGGTTTCAGAGAGTTACTATCTGCTTGGAAAGGTTTGGAGATATAATCAGGATTTTTACTCGGAAAAAGAGGCAATGGAGAGCGTCAGAAAGATTGAGTCCACGGCAGACTACATAATATCAGGACATGGAGGGATGTTTGCCATTCATCGTGCTAATGCGACCACGACTGAAAACGAATGA
- a CDS encoding sodium:solute symporter family transporter: MNSFIALVLFYAVAGTAIAIYARKHGFKDDADYYIAGRNVGGIVSALTYAATTYSAFMMVGLVGLSYASGVGAYGFEMFYLVGTLMLLSYYAPKIWRLSREYDAVSPAELVGKRFGEKTAMAIAIVSLIALIPYTSSQLIGVSLILEKMAGISFYTGLAISAILIALWAFIGGLRGVAWTDALQGVIMLLAAFLAIGYFFSLNPGFTGEVAKLGDLMQVPNKIWTPQLFIKLTVPWFFFALTNPQVFQRLFIPKDDRALKRMVVYFGAFGLIYTVIVTLIGLNLRVMAENGMFPLIKDRDMVMPALLSIMPEWMSLILALSILAAAITTANSIILSLSSMVSRDMFRNPFAGRASIVVLTIAVALFASTRPSYIVELSVMSSSLLLSTLPLVIALVHTEYRRGIEALVAGFIVAIAASKAGLWYGGILTLITGFAVLIAVNRINSG, translated from the coding sequence TTGAATAGCTTCATAGCACTTGTGCTTTTTTACGCAGTTGCTGGAACCGCCATCGCGATTTATGCAAGAAAGCACGGATTTAAAGACGATGCTGACTACTATATAGCCGGCAGGAATGTTGGCGGAATCGTTTCAGCATTAACGTATGCGGCAACAACGTATTCGGCATTCATGATGGTTGGACTCGTCGGGCTGAGCTATGCGAGTGGTGTTGGAGCTTACGGCTTTGAGATGTTCTACCTTGTTGGCACCTTAATGCTTCTTTCATATTACGCTCCGAAGATATGGAGGCTGTCGAGAGAGTATGATGCAGTGTCTCCTGCAGAACTCGTTGGAAAGAGGTTCGGTGAGAAAACTGCAATGGCAATCGCCATTGTATCTCTGATTGCTCTCATCCCGTACACCTCTTCTCAATTGATTGGCGTCTCTCTCATACTTGAAAAAATGGCCGGAATAAGCTTTTACACGGGTCTTGCCATCTCGGCGATATTGATTGCTCTCTGGGCGTTTATAGGTGGCCTTAGAGGAGTGGCATGGACCGACGCACTTCAGGGAGTGATCATGCTCCTTGCAGCTTTCCTCGCGATAGGTTATTTTTTTTCGCTCAATCCGGGATTTACAGGAGAGGTGGCAAAGCTTGGCGATCTGATGCAGGTGCCGAACAAAATCTGGACACCCCAGCTATTCATAAAGCTCACCGTTCCGTGGTTCTTCTTTGCCCTGACAAATCCACAAGTATTTCAGAGGTTGTTCATACCTAAGGACGATAGAGCTTTGAAAAGGATGGTGGTTTACTTCGGTGCCTTTGGATTGATTTACACAGTCATTGTTACGCTGATAGGCCTCAATTTGAGGGTTATGGCTGAAAATGGTATGTTCCCTCTGATAAAAGACAGAGATATGGTGATGCCTGCCCTGCTTTCAATAATGCCTGAATGGATGTCGCTCATACTAGCGCTGAGTATCCTTGCGGCAGCGATAACAACTGCAAACTCAATAATTCTGAGCCTCTCGTCAATGGTTTCGAGGGATATGTTCAGAAATCCATTTGCAGGCAGGGCATCAATTGTCGTGCTTACCATAGCTGTTGCTCTCTTTGCATCCACGAGGCCCAGCTATATTGTCGAGCTATCCGTGATGTCCTCTTCTCTGCTGCTGTCCACGCTCCCCCTTGTGATTGCTCTTGTGCACACTGAGTACAGAAGGGGAATTGAGGCACTGGTTGCAGGATTCATTGTCGCAATAGCTGCCAGCAAGGCAGGACTTTGGTATGGAGGGATTCTAACCCTGATAACTGGGTTTGCCGTGTTGATTGCTGTGAACAGGATAAATAGTGGTTAA
- a CDS encoding nitrilase-related carbon-nitrogen hydrolase, whose product MELIAACGQQRIIRDVRTNKSKGLSLIKRAVQVNASIIVLPEASNTGLFPENYENVKTAEEELDTVLKLSEKKDILIIAGVVEKEGGKLYNSVCLIHRGEITGKYRKILPFPLTHEKDHFTPGKELKVFETPFGKIGVLVCYEIRFPEFARKLTKMGAEIIAIPAEFPSVRIEHWRTIIRARAIENQVYVLATNSVDFEKNYNGYSAIIDPYGRVLNEAGELQELIFAKINLEEVEKCRRQYPFLNDLKKVEKIV is encoded by the coding sequence ATGGAGCTGATTGCTGCATGCGGACAGCAGAGGATTATCAGAGACGTCAGGACGAACAAATCAAAGGGACTGAGCCTTATAAAGAGGGCCGTGCAGGTGAACGCCAGCATCATTGTGTTGCCAGAGGCTTCGAACACCGGACTGTTTCCAGAAAATTATGAGAACGTCAAAACTGCAGAGGAAGAGCTGGACACAGTTCTCAAGCTCTCAGAAAAAAAAGATATCCTGATAATAGCAGGAGTGGTTGAGAAGGAAGGCGGAAAGCTCTACAATTCAGTCTGCTTAATACACAGAGGAGAGATCACAGGAAAATACAGAAAAATTCTCCCGTTCCCCCTCACCCATGAAAAAGACCACTTCACCCCCGGAAAGGAACTTAAGGTTTTTGAAACGCCTTTCGGGAAAATAGGAGTTCTTGTGTGCTACGAGATAAGATTTCCAGAATTTGCAAGAAAACTCACAAAAATGGGTGCAGAGATTATTGCCATTCCTGCTGAGTTTCCTTCAGTCAGAATAGAACACTGGAGAACGATTATAAGAGCGAGGGCGATAGAGAATCAGGTATATGTGCTTGCAACAAACTCTGTTGATTTTGAAAAGAACTACAACGGGTATTCAGCAATAATTGATCCGTACGGAAGAGTTTTGAATGAAGCTGGTGAGCTTCAGGAGCTTATTTTCGCAAAGATCAACCTTGAAGAGGTTGAAAAATGCAGAAGACAGTATCCATTCCTCAACGATCTGAAAAAAGTTGAAAAAATTGTTTAA
- a CDS encoding helix-turn-helix domain-containing protein, with amino-acid sequence MKESWSEYSSSIEKSREFHKRYQIAVNHPLRRKILKLLHNGKSPEEIRAELNLDEKGFEYHLQLLEWGFCIERDDQEIKITKEGSIVEYIDR; translated from the coding sequence ATGAAAGAAAGCTGGAGTGAATACAGCAGTTCAATCGAGAAAAGCAGGGAATTCCATAAGAGATATCAAATAGCTGTAAACCATCCACTTAGAAGAAAAATTCTCAAACTGTTGCACAATGGAAAAAGCCCGGAAGAAATAAGAGCAGAGCTGAATCTCGATGAAAAGGGCTTTGAATACCATCTCCAGCTTCTGGAGTGGGGGTTCTGCATCGAAAGAGACGATCAGGAAATAAAGATCACAAAAGAGGGAAGCATAGTGGAATACATTGACCGGTAG